cttaggtgttacagatctcaaagaaagaagagcaaaggagtctgaacaGGGACAGCAGAAGGGGATaaaccctgtagagccaatgtcctggaagttcagAAGAGCTTTGCAAAAATCAAGGAATGGAGccagtcacaggatgtggagactggagactcaggagttcaagatcagtttccatgttataatcagctccaggtcagcctggattacatgcaatgatgtttgaaaaaaaatgaaagaaagaggaaaaggagagagagagagagagagagagagagagagagagagagagagttatgatgtttggtcctatcctaggtgtctgtgaaatactgagtagtaataatagtgatcttagtaagacactggttctgtggggatggtggaaaccagtgatatactgcagtgtgcttaatagagaaagggaaactggtcagggtagcacatgcctttaatcccagcactcccgaggcagaggcaggtgtatctctatgggttcgaggccagcctgtctatgaagtgagtttcagaacagccaggtctacacaaagaaaccctgtcttggaaaacaaaacagaaagcggggagagagggaaggagggaaggagtcctgaattggaggctgcagtACTGAGAgcttttttgaagatatgaatgtaaaggaactcaaagaactcgagattctcctgctcctgtgtcccaggtgggatcacaggtgtgcatctctccctctgtaaagcattttcacctagtgagtaaagtggagaagctaattcaagtgggtgAGCACACAAACcactagtgttcattgctgatgttacagaatcactgatgagttctgcccatgatacatatccatgtaattgctatggcaCACATTGTTCTATACCAAACTTGGAAGAAACAATATATGTGCTGGACAGATCGctcagcagctaaatgcactggctgctcttccagagaacctgggttaaactctagagcctacataatggttcacaactcttagaaattctagttcctgaggacctgataccctcttctgacttccctaggcatcaagcacacacggtgcacaggcaaataaatacacaggcaaaacagccacacataaattcaattaaaaaaccAGCTAAAAAAcactgacagtgtcatcattattgtctaagcaggtggtgcatagtcagagttgtatatatgcagatagcacacacataccagctgctcactcagttcaaaGCTCTTGCATAAAGAATGGATACAGTGTGCTTTACCGGAGCCCATGACTATCAACAGAGTGAAATAgaacagtgttctggggtcactctatgaaataaataaacacagcatTATCATGGTATCATGGTATCatggtatggatgtagagtagcctcctaagggctcccgtgcttactctctgtctggtggcaccactgagaggtgattgaagtgtgtttgtgctgaccttctccatggatgacccattggtgacatcacagcaatTGGGCTAttaggacatgggtcctagtcagaggaagCGGGTCTTAGACTGTTCCTGTGAGGGAATCATCTTCAGCAtccctcctccattttcctagcagtgaaggggcctggtggtcagcactgtgcctttctgtgctgtatgtagactgcttcagTACACTTTCtgggggacatgtttatggttcctgatgatctgggaagaaacGGACCTCGgcaagaagaatttcttctaaaagagggctttttaaaggtatttctgTGTATTCCCTTGTacatcaaagttttttttttattttaaccaaatgttgtgctttgcaacaaatgttgtccttgaaaactagaaatggcacttgaaTTTTTTTCACAGCCTTAATTAGACTTAGCAATGtgtgactgatgtagaagccagtcaagcaagcaccacagggctactctttAGTGTGGTCTTTTTCAGTcctttttgcctgcctgcctgccttagactgtttccgctgagtcagcaggctaagctcaaactctgaccctctgcctctgcatcatgtgccagggtctaggcctgccctttgcggggatccttttcattttactctaagagcacgCAGACATTTATGAGGGTCTCAGAAGAAGCAGAttttcaagctggtgataacagtcattattccacaggttctctgtgtgggatgggatttttttcccccgTGCACTTTCTGCggccatttgttctgagtgtccagTGCGGATGTGAACTTGTTTCCTGttcagaaaccactgtgggggtgggggtgaaggctgacagctactgtttaTTATCACTGCATGGGAAAACCTGCTTGCgtttctgtttgacattgatacgtagaagttatttctacattaagaatcctcaggtgactttgttaaccacagacACTTTCACGCTAACCTAGTGGCAGACcttctttgttttaaaaccaaaatatgctatatttctgtggatctccaggcaggtttgcatgGGGTTGGTCTAGGTACTTAAAGGAGAAGACACACTCTGTCCCACATTTCAAGGCTGCTAGTTGGTTatttgtagcctgagcctttgggatcatcagtttgaacttgatggagcactgtggtgggctgattttcacccaggcatcttcttcagtggagaccaacacacttggagtgtcctggccttgttgtcatttctctgggaacctttgggttttttatttttattaagctctacatttttctctgctaccctccctgcttcttccctcctgttcagccctcccccattgttcccatgctcccaatttcctcaggagatcttgtcttatccTACTGCCCATGtctattagatctatgtatgtcttttttagtgtcctcattgtctaagttctctgggattgtgatttgtaggctggttttctttgctttatttttaaaatccacttatgagtgtgtctttctgtatctgggttacctcactcaaaatgacgttttctatctccatccatttgcctgcaaaatttaagatgtcattttttttctgttgtgtagtactccattgtgtaaatgtaccacattttccttctccattctttgttcgaggggcatttaggttgtttccaagttctggctatgaaaaacaaagctgctatgaacatagttgagcacatgtccttgttgcatgattgagcatcctttggatataggatatataccccaaagtggtattactgggacttgagaaaggttgtttcctaattttctgagaatttgccacattgacatccaaaggaactgtaccagcttgcattcccaccagcaatgcaggagttttcccttttccccacatcctctccagcatgagttgtcatcagtgtttttgatcttggccattcttacaggtgtaagatagattctcaaagttattttgatttgcatttctctgatgactaagaatgttgaacatttccttaagtgtctttcagccattttaggttcctctgttgagagttctctgtttaggtctgtactccaatttttattcaattatgttttcttttggtgaccaatttctttagtgctttgtatattttgaagatcagatctctctctgatgtggggttagtgaagatcttttcccattctgtaggctgtcattttgtcttgttgactgtgtcctttgctttacagaagtttttcagtttcaggaggtcccatttattaattgtttctcttagtgtcagtgctgcttaagttatatttaggaagtggttccttgtgccagtgcattcaagtgtacttcccactttctattctataaggctcagtgtgtctggctttatgttgagatctttgatccatttgacttgagttttgtgcatggtgatggatatgaatctatttgcattctacatgttgatatccagttatgccagcaccatttgttaaatatactttctttttccattttattttttttcctttttcatcaaaaatcaggtgtttgaaggtgggtgtattaatatccatgtcttcaattcagttccattggtcctcctgtctgttcttaggctaataccaggctgttttctgtactgtagctctgtagtagagttcaaagtcagggattgtgatgcctccagaagttcttttattatacaggattgttttggctatccttggttttttgcttttccgtatgaagttgagtaccactcttttgaggtctgtaaagaattttttttggGATTTTGTTGGACACTGCAATGAAtttgtagattgattttggtaagattgccattttactatgttaattctgcctacccaagagcatgggagatctttcaactttctggtgtcttcttgaaattctttctttttttttctttatttttttatttctttataaataataccattcaaaatttccacttcctcccctcctcccatttccctcctgctcctccactcatctcctccccctccagtcctaagagagggtatGGTACCCTGCctatgggaagttcaaggccctcccttctccctccaggcttaggaaggtaagcatccaaatagactaagatctcaaaaagccagtacatgcagtagagacaaatcccagtgccattatcattggcttctcaaactgccccaattgtcagccacattcagagggtccagtttgatcccatgcttgttcaatcccagtccagctggctttggtgagctcccattagatcaggaacactgtcttagtgggtggaccaacccctcacagtccttACTTCCTTgcttatattttccctctttccgctcttcaactggaccttgggacctcagtctagtgctccaatgtgggtctctgtctctatctccatctgtcgctggatgaaggttctatgataatattcaagatagtcatcaagtcaggcggtggtggcgcacacctttaatcccaggactcgggaggcagaggcaagcggatctctgtgaattcgaggtcagcctggtctacaacagctagtgccaggacaggaaccaaaagctatggagaaaccctgtctcggaaaaaaaaagatagtcatcagtctgactacaagacaaggccatttcaggcatcctttcctccactgcagggtcctagctggggacatccccatggacacctgggaacccctctagagccaagcctcttgccaactccaaaatggctcccttaattaagatatcttttcCCCTGCTCCCGTAtcagtccttcctccatctcagccatcccactcctccaagctctccccaaacctccccttctcccttctctcttcccctttcccctttcccccactctgctcccacccccatgttcccaacctGGAGattttgtctgcttccaatttccaggaggatgtatttatgtttttctttgggttaacctcattacttagcttctctaggatggcgaactcagtgtcctttgtttatggctataattcactaatgagtgagtacataccatattcatatttttgggtctgggttatctcactcaggatagtgctttttatttccatccatttgcatgcaaaatccaagatgtcattgttttttactgctgaatagtactctaatatgtatatattccacactttcttcatccattcttccactgaagggcatctaagttgtttccatattctggctattacaaataatgttgctatgaacatggtttaacaaatgcttttgtagtatgattgggtatttcttgggtatattcccaacagtggtattgctggatcctgaggtaggttgactcccaattttctgagacactgtcacactgatttccaaagtggttgtacacaTTTGCATtaccactagcaatggatgaggttTCCCTTGctgctccacatcctttccagcataagctaccattagtgttttttatcttagccattctgacaggagtgagagggtatctcaaagttgtttttatttgcatttctctgagagcgaaggaagttgaacatgtccttaaatatcttttggccatttgaaattcttttgttgagaattctctgttcaattcagtacccaatttttttaattgggtcatttagaaatttaatgtctattttcttgagttctttatatattttggagatcagaacattgtctgatgtggggttggtgaagatctcccattcagatgcatttttgtcttaatgattgtgtcctttgctttacagaagtttatcagtttcaggaggtcccattattcattgttgccatgattgtctgtgctactggggttatatttaggaagtggtctcctgtgcccatgtatttcaggctacttctcactttctcttctatcaggttcattgtggtcagagttatattgaggtctttaatccatttggacttgagttttgtacatggggatagatatggatctattttcattcttctacaggttgacatccacttatgccagcaccatttgttaaagatgcttcctttcttccactgtataattttagctcttttgtcaaaaatcaggtgttcataggtttgtggcttaatattcaattttattccattggtcaacatctctgattttatgccaataccaagctgttttcattacggtagctctgtaatagagtttgaagtcagggatggtaatgtctctcgcagttcctttattgtataggatcgttttggctatcctgggttttttgtttttctaaataaagttgattattgtcctctcaaggtctgtgaagaattttgttgggattttgatcgggatttcattgaatctatagattgcctttggtggtactgcatttttactatgttgatcctaccaatccaagaacatgggagatcattctatttttctggtatattcttcaatttcttccttcaaagccttaaagttattgtcaaatagatctttcacttccttggttagtgttactccaagatactttatgctatttgtggctatcgtgaaaggtgatgtttctctgactccctctctgcttctttatcccttgtgtataggagggctactgatttttttgacttgatcttttttttttttattaaaacacacgcctttaattccagtactccggggaggcagagataggcagatttctgagagttcgaggccagcctggcctaaagagtgagttccaagactggcTCCAAAGttacggagaagccctgtctcaaaaaacaaaaagtcaggaATATACAACAGAAGCAGTACTACTTTATGTCCACGTTCCTATgtgcacatgtagaggccagaagttaCCTATAGCTTCCTCAGTTTTGTTCCACCTTTgctgctgagacagggtctctctctgaacatgGAATGGTATTTggctagaccagctggccaggaagctccaggacctgcctgtctctggctccaaAGCATTCGAGACATGCGCTGCCACGCTCAGCATTTTTCGTGGATGCTGAACTCAGGATCTGTGCAGCGGCACTTGATTGCCCACCGAGTCATCTCAGCTGCAGTGGCACCTCTAAAGATGTGCACTAATTATTCCCAACAATCTTTGCTCTTACATACGTGTGGCATTTTCAGAGGCTCCAGGTTACTGCTAAcgttcaagaaataaaaatccagCCTATTTTGTCCATCACTGTGTCCCTCCTTATACCACAAAGGAGAAGTATAAAAGACGTTAAAACAATGACATGATTTTTgggagtatttaaaaataaaaattatcattcaTAGTAAAGACAAAAAGATCCTAAAGgtgattttaaaaagttctttcttaaagagaaaggggaaattagGGCAAAGTCCAGGTGGAAAGACATTCCCGTCAGTGAGAAAACTGCCTGCGGTCCATTGTCTTCTTGCTGATGTGTTTAAAAATCTTGGACTTCtccactttctttgttttctggtagCCAAATCCACCGCCACCTCCTCTCTTTTTAAGCTTGCCATCATGGCTGCTCACGTTCAGATCAACGAAGGGAGGAACCTTAAAGCCAAAGGACAGAGCCACCTGCGGCAAGTTCAAGTTGTTCACATCGAAGATCTGCTTGAGAGAGTGGGAGTCGTAGGCTCGTATGTAGGACTTGTATGCTTCCTGCACGGACTTATGAAGAAAATAGTTCTTTTCGATCAGCTTTTCCAGCTGAGACTGAATATCAGAAACTTTAGACCAGGAAAAGTCGAACTGATTCAGTGGAACCTTGGATTGCTTTAAGTAACGAAGGAAACCCAACTCTTCAGGGCGCAGGATGAGCAGGGCATGCCCTCTTCCGTTCAGGCCCCGAGCCGTTCTACCCACACGATGAATGTATTCCTTGGGGTCATTGGGAGGGTCATACTGAACAATCCAGTCGACTTCAGGGATGTCCAGCCCCCTGGCTGCCACATCTGTGCACAGCAGTATCCCTGAATCTGCATTGCAGAATTGGAAGAATGTGGTTGTTCGCTTATTTTGCTTTTGCCTTCCATGGATGGCCAAGACAGGCAGGTCAATGTAGTTCAGTAGCTCATAGTGGTACTTCACAGACATACAGGACGAAAAGAAGACCATCACTTTCTTCTTCCGGTTCTTCTTAAGGAatgtgaagagcagaaggaacctCTTCTCAGAGGGACACACAACATATCCCTGCTCAAGTCCATCCACTGTGGCAACCTCTTTATCATCATCAACACCCACATACAATGgctcttttttcagagaaattctTGCCAAGTCTTCAACTTTTCGAGTTTGTGTGGCAGAAAAGAGCATGGTTTGCCTGCGTACTGGCAAAAGTTTAATAATTTGCTTTAATTCTTCTTCAAATCCAACATCCAAGATACGATCAGCCTCATCAATAACGAGACACTGGAGGTTCTTGTACATGAACCCTGGAGTATTCTGCATGTGGTCTAGAAGCCGGCCGGGGGTGGCCACGACAATGTTGATGCCGTTGGTGAGCTTCTGCGCTTCAGCAGACCTGTTACTGCCACCCATGATCAGCCCGTACGTGTGAACATGGTGCGTCATCAGTTCCTTAAGAACACCAAAGGTCTGCATGGCCAGTTCTCTGGTAGGAGAGAGAATGAGGACTCCTGTTCCATTCCTGGGCATAAACTTTAACTTCACAATGAGCTCGATCACAGGGATGAGGAAAGCCAGAGTTTTGCCACTGCCAGTTTTAGCAGCTGCTAGAAGATCCCTGCCTTCCAGAAGTGGCCTGATACTTTTATGTTGGATCTCAGTCATGCACTTGAAGCCCATTTCTTCTATAGCCTTTAGAGTGTTTTCATTGACGAGGTTAGACAAGGAAGCAAACGAAGTGTCCTCAAAAGCTCCTGTCAGCCCCAGGGGCAGGCTGGGCACTTCCTTGTCATCTGGCTTCTCCACAGCATCTTCTGCTTCAAGAGCCACAGTGCTTTcttcagtttttgcttttttggtgtCAGGCTCTGCATCATttgccattttcctctttttcttcttctttttcttttttgattctgAATCAGGAGATGGCGGTGCTGCCGTTTCTCCATTGGTTACAGCGGTAGGTTTCTGGGGTAACTTTTCAACTTTCgagttttcttctgtctcttcagGCATGCCTCCACTTTGTACTTCTGCTGAGCCCACCCTCGCAGCATGCTTTACGGCTTTCTTAACTTTTCTGACCTTTACCTCTTCTTTGGGCACATCTTCATTGGAAGGTTGGGATAGGCTCGTGTTTGATGCTTCTTGCAGCTTCAGGTTTCGCTGCCGCAGCTTGATGTTCCTCTTCTCGATCTTCTTGCGCAGGAGCTTCATTTGTAAGTGCGACATGTTTGCCGGGCCGCGCCAGCAGGCTGCACTGAGCAGTAGCTGCACGTGCGTAGTCGGcttgacttgatcttgtatcctgccacatcactgaacatatttatcagctgtaggagttctttggtagtttttggggtcatttatgtacactatcatatcatctgcaaataacaaaatttgacttctttctttccaatttgaatccccttgatctccttacgttgtcttattgctattgctagaacttcaagcctatattgaagagatatggagagaatagacagccttgtctcatttcaaattttagtggaattgtttgagtttctctccacttaatttgatgttagctattggcttcctgtatattgcttttattatatttaggtaagatccttgtatccctaatctctccaagacctttaccataaagggggtgttaaatattgtcgaatgctttttcagcatctaatgaaatgatcatatgttttttctttcagtttatttatataatgtattacattgataaattttcattatgttgaaccagtcctgcatcttgggatgaagcctacttgatcataatggataattttattgatgtgttcttggattcagtttgccagaattttattgagaatttttgcatagatgttcatgaatgagattgttctgtaattctctttcttggttgagtctttgtgtggttttggtatcagggtaactgtaacttcataaaaagagtttgacaatgaaGCTtcagtttctattatgtggaatacattaaggagtataggtattaccatctggtcctgggcttttttttttgttgggaggtttttgatgacagcttccattgccttgtgacttataggtctatttaaattgttcacctggtcttgatttaattttggtatgtggtatttatctaaaaactgtccatttcttttacatttctaattttgtggcatgcaggcttttgtagtaagacctaatcattctctgaatttcctcagtgtctcttgttatgtcttccttttcatttatgatattgttaatttgagttttctctctttgccttttattagtttggataagagtttgtcaatcttgttgattttctcaaagaaccaactcttcgtttcattaattctttggattgttttctatgtttttattttgttgattatttccagtcttctgttCCTCCTCactgagtctgcttttttttctagagctttcaggtatgctgttaagtctctaatgtgagctttttccattttctttatgtggacacttagtgctatgaaatttcctcttagcactgctttcatagtgtcccataggtttgggtatgttgtgtcttcatttttactgaattcaaggaagaatttatttttttctgtatttcttttttgacccaggggtgattcagtagttgactgttcagtttccatgaatttgtaggggGTGGaactgttgttaaattctaactttattccatgttgatccgatagtacacaggtggttactacaatttctttgtatctatggaattttgctttgttaccgataTGTGAtccatttttgagaaggttccatgaaatgctgagaagaatgtatatcttttcctgtttgggtggaatgttctatatatgtctcttaagtccatttgattcaatacatctgttagttctcttacttctctgctaagtttctgtctggttgacctgtccattggtgagagaggagtgttgaaatcttttactattagtgtgtggtatttgatgtgtgatttgagttctagtaatgtttcttttacatatgtgggtgcttttatatttggggcatagatattcaagagggagacttcatcttgatgaaatgtttctgttatgagtataaagtgttcttctgaatctcttctgattgattttagtttgaattcaattttgttagatattaggttagccacacccacttgtttcttaggtccgtttgattggaaaacctttttccaacactttactctgaggtagtgtctgtctttgagtttgaggtgtgttttttgtaaatagcagaatgttggacCCCATCTTCTTATCCATTCTCTttacctgtgcctttttataggtcaATTGacttcattgatattaagtgctattaatgatcagtggttgtaaactccatttatttttttgttctaatgtttgtatgtttcccttctttgagttatgTTGATGaagggttgtcagatgtctgtgctattgtgggtgttgtAAGCTttcttgggttgaggttttccttttagtactttctgtaaggctgggtttgttgATATGTagtgtttaaatctgtttttgtcattgaatatcttgttttctccattgatggtggaaGAAAGCTTTGCTGAATACAGtaatctgggcttgcatccatggtctcttagtgtctgcagaacatctatccaagatcttctggctttcatggtttccatcaagaagtcaggtgtaagtctgataggtttacctttatatgttacttgaccattttcctttgtagctcttaatattgtttctttattctgtatgttttatgttttgaatattatatggtgaggggatttttattgatccagtctattttgtgttctgtaagcttcttgtaccttcataggcttATCCTattttaggttgggaaagctttcttctataatcttgttgaatatattttctgtgcctttgagctggagttcttctccttcttctacccctataatttttaggtttggtcttttcattgtgtaccagatttcctggatgttttgtgttaagaatttattggatttgctgttttctttgatcaatgtgtctatttcctttatagtatcttcagcatgtgaaattctttcttctatctcttatatttatacttgtctctgtcgttcctgttcatttacacaGATTTTCCATAGCCAGCtatcccttggtttgtgttttctttattatctccattttggtcttcaagtcttgaactgtttccattacctgtttgattgctttttcttcgttttcttgggtatctttgagggatttattagtttcttctaactttttgtttgtcttctcttccatttcattaagggagtttttcacttcctgtttaagggtctccatcattttcataaggttatgATTAAAGTAgacttcttctgcttcttctctgttAGGatattcaagtcttcctgttgcttgtttgctggattctggtgttatcatattgcttttcaggatgttggaggaattcttgcattggcacctgcccatctcttcctctccagaTCCCCCAACATGGGAGCAGGATTTCTTGCTGAACTCTaagggaccttgcagacaaaaaggTAGGCTCTCCAGATCCCCTcagcacaggacctgggtttctTACACggttccaaggacctcacagacaaaaagTTGAGCTCTCCGGATCCcctcagcacaggagcagggcCTCTTGCCAGGCTCCAAGGACCTCTTCAAATCCCCCCACCATGGAGGCAGATTTTCTTGCCAGGTTTCAAGGACCTTGCAGCTGACCTCACTTTCTTAGGTCCTAGGAAGACAAGAACAATGCTTTGAAGCTGATGCTCTT
The nucleotide sequence above comes from Chionomys nivalis unplaced genomic scaffold, mChiNiv1.1 scaffold_75, whole genome shotgun sequence. Encoded proteins:
- the LOC130869095 gene encoding ATP-dependent RNA helicase DDX18-like; protein product: MSHLQMKLLRKKIEKRNIKLRQRNLKLQEASNTSLSQPSNEDVPKEEVKVRKVKKAVKHAARVGSAEVQSGGMPEETEENSKVEKLPQKPTAVTNGETAAPPSPDSESKKKKKKKKRKMANDAEPDTKKAKTEESTVALEAEDAVEKPDDKEVPSLPLGLTGAFEDTSFASLSNLVNENTLKAIEEMGFKCMTEIQHKSIRPLLEGRDLLAAAKTGSGKTLAFLIPVIELIVKLKFMPRNGTGVLILSPTRELAMQTFGVLKELMTHHVHTYGLIMGGSNRSAEAQKLTNGINIVVATPGRLLDHMQNTPGFMYKNLQCLVIDEADRILDVGFEEELKQIIKLLPVRRQTMLFSATQTRKVEDLARISLKKEPLYVGVDDDKEVATVDGLEQGYVVCPSEKRFLLLFTFLKKNRKKKVMVFFSSCMSVKYHYELLNYIDLPVLAIHGRQKQNKRTTTFFQFCNADSGILLCTDVAARGLDIPEVDWIVQYDPPNDPKEYIHRVGRTARGLNGRGHALLILRPEELGFLRYLKQSKVPLNQFDFSWSKVSDIQSQLEKLIEKNYFLHKSVQEAYKSYIRAYDSHSLKQIFDVNNLNLPQVALSFGFKVPPFVDLNVSSHDGKLKKRGGGGGFGYQKTKKVEKSKIFKHISKKTMDRRQFSH